From a region of the Candidatus Equadaptatus faecalis genome:
- a CDS encoding HDIG domain-containing protein produces the protein MTREEDSRTLKLIREQLSFRSLFAKERRHYMLFRIILLVSAFLLITGNWYLFERKTNYRTGYPSPKTYFAISSAVYEDREATKELRERAASRIVDVVAKDEKKASTVTRNLTAFKTGSYSGILSEELAELFKSLPAASRRSITKEVLRLGREIGSRAEDADEQSAMIWHELKSVQLSQADKNVIYQILNSLLSPYVLHDSEMTERLKSDIASHIPAVVRNIQPGAVLVQKGQIVTKQNASILRAQGYSSASFPIHQIIFVLLIIAVWSIWPVWIENGLRQRLTQSEWMYTAAVLVLTWLLETVFARLNGGYAMAVLGLTGWLCLTLPVSLSYHLILGGGTISVLIAFNNNQTLVALGFLLALFSAGIGRIMFIDYPGRRGSIWKRLFLLGILLGIITLFVNWGAGMPLNYKQTVNLFMFSAVWSTLVIALLPIWETVFDVISSLRLLELCDQSQPLLKRLQLEAPGTYHHTLMTGNLALAAADKLKLNGALIRAGAYYHDIGKLKNPRYFIENQLNGENLHDNLQPVLSAQIIISHVREGLEIASASRLPKSLCRFIAEHHGTTVMKYFYNKAAALGEDVILPQFTYPGPKPQSMETALVMLADSVEAALKARNKPFETEEEIRSIVESVVRSKIDEGQLDNAEFTLREMQIIKDTFTSVLVSIYHSREVSEIEDIVQKIKDEKGSAADED, from the coding sequence ATGACGAGAGAAGAAGACAGCAGAACGCTTAAACTAATCCGGGAGCAGCTATCTTTCCGGAGTTTGTTTGCCAAAGAGCGCAGGCATTATATGCTTTTCAGGATAATTCTCCTTGTATCCGCGTTTCTTCTTATAACCGGAAACTGGTATCTGTTCGAGCGCAAAACAAATTACAGGACGGGCTATCCTTCGCCCAAAACCTATTTTGCAATCAGTTCGGCTGTTTACGAAGACAGGGAAGCCACAAAAGAACTGCGCGAGCGTGCCGCTTCGCGCATAGTTGACGTGGTCGCGAAGGACGAGAAGAAGGCCTCGACAGTCACCCGTAATCTTACGGCTTTCAAAACAGGCAGCTATTCCGGAATTTTGAGCGAAGAACTCGCGGAGCTTTTCAAATCCCTGCCGGCGGCTTCAAGACGCAGCATTACAAAAGAAGTCCTGAGACTCGGAAGAGAGATAGGCTCCCGCGCAGAGGACGCAGACGAACAGTCTGCAATGATATGGCACGAACTGAAATCGGTTCAGCTGTCTCAGGCAGACAAAAACGTTATTTATCAGATACTCAACTCGCTGCTGAGCCCGTACGTTCTGCACGACAGCGAAATGACGGAACGCCTGAAAAGCGACATAGCGTCTCACATTCCCGCTGTTGTCAGAAATATCCAGCCCGGCGCGGTGCTTGTGCAGAAAGGGCAGATAGTTACAAAGCAAAACGCCTCGATTCTGCGTGCACAGGGCTATTCTTCCGCATCTTTCCCGATACATCAGATAATTTTCGTGCTGCTGATAATAGCAGTATGGAGCATCTGGCCGGTATGGATAGAAAACGGACTGAGACAGAGACTGACGCAGTCTGAATGGATGTACACCGCTGCGGTTCTTGTCCTGACCTGGCTGCTTGAAACAGTTTTCGCCCGCCTGAACGGCGGCTACGCAATGGCTGTATTGGGCTTGACCGGATGGCTCTGTCTGACGCTTCCAGTATCGCTTTCCTACCACCTGATACTCGGCGGCGGCACCATAAGCGTTCTTATAGCCTTCAACAACAACCAGACGCTTGTTGCTCTCGGTTTCCTGCTGGCTCTTTTCTCGGCAGGCATAGGCAGGATTATGTTTATCGATTATCCGGGCAGGAGAGGCTCAATTTGGAAAAGACTTTTCCTTTTGGGTATTCTTCTCGGAATTATCACACTCTTTGTAAACTGGGGCGCAGGAATGCCCTTAAACTACAAACAGACGGTCAACCTGTTCATGTTTTCAGCCGTATGGAGCACTCTTGTAATTGCCCTGCTTCCGATATGGGAAACCGTGTTCGACGTAATATCTTCGCTGCGCCTGCTTGAACTCTGCGACCAGTCTCAGCCCCTGCTTAAAAGACTTCAGCTTGAAGCGCCCGGTACCTATCATCACACGCTTATGACAGGAAATCTCGCCCTTGCGGCGGCTGACAAGCTTAAGCTTAACGGCGCCCTTATCAGGGCGGGAGCCTATTATCACGATATAGGCAAACTCAAAAATCCGCGGTATTTTATCGAAAATCAGCTTAACGGAGAAAACCTGCACGACAATCTGCAGCCTGTTCTGTCCGCGCAGATTATCATATCGCACGTCAGGGAAGGTCTGGAAATAGCCTCAGCCAGCAGACTTCCCAAGTCTCTCTGCCGCTTTATAGCGGAGCACCACGGGACAACCGTAATGAAATATTTCTACAACAAGGCTGCCGCGCTCGGCGAGGATGTAATTCTTCCTCAGTTCACCTACCCGGGTCCCAAGCCGCAGTCCATGGAAACTGCGCTTGTAATGCTTGCAGACTCTGTGGAAGCGGCGCTGAAAGCACGCAACAAACCGTTTGAAACCGAAGAGGAAATCCGCTCTATCGTCGAATCGGTCGTACGCTCGAAAATTGACGAAGGACAGCTCGACAACGCGGAATTTACACTCAGGGAAATGCAGATTATAAAAGATACGTTCACCTCTGTACTGGTTTCTATATATCATTCGCGCGAAGTGTCAGAAATAGAGGACATCGTACAGAAAATCAAGGACGAAAAAGGCAGCGCGGCTGATGAAGATTAA
- the era gene encoding GTPase Era: protein MTNKPVHCGFIALLGRPNVGKSSLINALLREKVAAVSPKAQTTRNAVRCILTDDTKQIIFVDTPGMHIPKHALGEFMLHEITESLMCVDAVCFVVEAGDRTIGSKEKMIADMLAQINIPVVMALNKTDLLDKTELYKKTAEIYEKALKPSAIIPVSAATGENLTLLADEIAKVLPVQDPVYPPDMLMDSTEKFLAAEVIREKVFRLTDEEVPHSVAVVIDEYKTPDEFPKFKTARISATIIVDRAGQKGIIIGRQGGKLKEIGSAARKELEERTGCPVFLQLWVKVKPNWRKSEDELRRLGYSF, encoded by the coding sequence ATGACGAACAAACCTGTACACTGCGGCTTTATTGCCCTGCTCGGACGTCCCAACGTCGGAAAATCCTCGCTCATAAACGCGCTGCTCAGGGAAAAAGTCGCCGCAGTTTCGCCGAAAGCGCAGACAACGCGAAACGCTGTGCGCTGTATTCTCACTGACGATACAAAACAGATAATTTTTGTTGATACCCCCGGCATGCATATTCCGAAGCACGCCCTCGGGGAATTTATGCTGCACGAAATCACGGAATCCCTTATGTGCGTTGATGCCGTTTGTTTTGTCGTTGAAGCCGGCGACAGGACAATAGGCTCCAAAGAAAAAATGATAGCCGATATGTTAGCGCAGATAAATATTCCGGTCGTTATGGCTCTGAACAAGACAGATCTGCTGGACAAAACAGAGCTTTACAAAAAAACTGCCGAAATATACGAAAAAGCGCTGAAACCGTCCGCAATCATACCTGTTTCGGCTGCGACAGGCGAAAACCTGACGCTTTTGGCAGACGAAATAGCCAAAGTGCTTCCCGTGCAGGATCCGGTATATCCGCCTGACATGCTCATGGACTCAACCGAGAAATTTCTTGCGGCAGAGGTTATACGCGAAAAAGTGTTCAGGCTGACGGACGAAGAGGTTCCACACAGCGTTGCGGTCGTCATTGACGAATACAAAACGCCGGACGAATTCCCGAAGTTCAAAACCGCACGGATATCAGCGACAATCATTGTTGACCGTGCCGGACAGAAGGGAATAATAATCGGACGACAGGGCGGCAAACTCAAAGAAATCGGCTCCGCCGCCAGAAAAGAACTTGAAGAACGCACGGGCTGTCCCGTCTTTTTACAGCTTTGGGTAAAAGTAAAACCGAACTGGAGAAAATCCGAAGACGAACTCAGGCGTCTGGGGTACAGCTTTTGA
- the mazG gene encoding nucleoside triphosphate pyrophosphohydrolase — protein sequence MSDKARNAEEFNRLLDIMKRLRAPGGCPWDREQDYLSLRRYIIEEAYELVEAIESGDLDNMTEECGDLLLQVVFVSAIAEERGDFDVCDVMNYISSKLVRRHPHVFGGVSVENSDDVLKNWEKIKSTERKEKKKDDSVIAGVPRALPALLRSFRIQERAAKVGFDWPKNHIEDVLAKVDEEVAEVKEAIASGNREAIADEIGDVLFIVTNLARHLKTDPEIALHQATDKFAGRFRLVEKAVQESGKNWDDFSLEELDNLWKAAKKKLCAEQ from the coding sequence ATGAGCGATAAGGCAAGAAACGCGGAAGAGTTCAACAGACTGCTCGACATTATGAAAAGACTGCGTGCGCCCGGAGGCTGCCCGTGGGACAGAGAGCAGGATTATCTTTCGCTCAGGCGTTACATTATAGAAGAGGCGTACGAGCTTGTTGAAGCAATAGAGAGCGGCGATCTGGACAATATGACCGAAGAATGCGGCGACCTTTTGCTTCAGGTAGTTTTTGTGTCGGCGATAGCCGAGGAGCGCGGGGATTTTGACGTGTGCGACGTTATGAATTACATAAGCAGCAAGCTTGTGCGCAGACATCCTCACGTTTTCGGCGGCGTATCCGTTGAAAACAGCGACGACGTGCTCAAAAACTGGGAAAAGATAAAGTCAACGGAGCGCAAAGAAAAGAAAAAGGACGATTCCGTCATCGCCGGAGTTCCAAGGGCACTTCCCGCACTGCTTCGGTCTTTCAGAATACAGGAACGTGCTGCCAAGGTAGGCTTCGACTGGCCGAAAAATCATATAGAGGACGTGCTTGCCAAGGTGGACGAAGAGGTTGCCGAGGTTAAAGAAGCTATAGCCTCAGGAAACAGGGAAGCAATTGCGGACGAAATCGGCGACGTGCTTTTCATCGTCACCAATCTTGCAAGACACCTCAAGACAGACCCCGAAATCGCGCTGCACCAAGCGACTGACAAATTTGCCGGACGTTTCAGGCTCGTAGAAAAAGCGGTGCAGGAAAGCGGTAAAAATTGGGATGATTTCAGTCTCGAAGAACTGGATAATTTATGGAAAGCGGCAAAAAAGAAACTATGCGCTGAACAGTAA
- the ybeY gene encoding rRNA maturation RNase YbeY: protein MKINVQKNSFPENFGIKDTHGFISAVEKLGQAKLEELKLVPEHTSEISFALTFADKEEMRAVNFRYREVDAPTDVLSFPLWENEEGLYIPPEDWQELPLGDVLVCPEVVISNAAENSKQPAEELALVIFHAMLHLTGFDHDTEERRKEMWELQDGLVEQLMKELKQ, encoded by the coding sequence ATGAAGATTAACGTACAGAAGAACAGTTTTCCCGAAAATTTCGGCATAAAAGATACACACGGATTTATTTCGGCAGTTGAAAAACTGGGGCAGGCAAAGCTTGAAGAGCTGAAACTCGTTCCGGAACACACCTCTGAAATATCCTTTGCCCTCACCTTTGCGGACAAAGAAGAAATGCGTGCCGTCAATTTCCGTTACAGGGAAGTGGACGCGCCTACGGACGTCCTCTCGTTTCCTCTCTGGGAAAACGAAGAGGGGCTGTATATACCTCCGGAAGACTGGCAGGAACTGCCGCTTGGCGATGTGCTTGTCTGTCCTGAGGTTGTAATATCCAATGCTGCTGAAAACAGCAAACAGCCCGCCGAAGAGCTTGCTCTCGTAATATTTCACGCAATGCTTCACCTGACAGGCTTCGACCACGACACGGAAGAACGCAGGAAAGAAATGTGGGAGCTTCAGGACGGGCTTGTTGAACAGCTTATGAAGGAACTGAAACAATGA
- a CDS encoding DEAD/DEAH box helicase — translation MAYGSILNFSTIFSADPRLWNVSAAVHIPSEGALRCWICRDADAPLLVLFPDSRRARDFVCDAKELKLFKNPELLPEFAFTGEDAQNSASSAKRGSVMSRFKSGAADVLVSTPSALTAPFLLGGDNFELACGETVDRQQLVAWLEGKGYERCDLVWSPGQFALRGSIVDVFSPSDSYPLRIEFFDDEIESMRRFVSDTQKSLGTVSSAALQGLNGSASAKFYEMFPANMKVIYFDPAALDSAAENDEWLRNNLAADAGMDISDWPLWQDVRHCLSKYGQLRAVRDIDKADVRLDAAAFPYFRGKTVELNAFCSNLAEEGFKITAVSDTEANINWAEKCGYQTQRGLLSGGFVDRSSKTAVITDVELSGMSIRAGGAEKRAPKDWGETLRPGQWVTHEDYGLAHYAGSQLVETPSGLQEYIALNFANEQRLLVPLMQFYKISPYVPYPGEEPAADTLRGTRWRKSAEEAREAAAQAAKDLSEIYAKRELSSGYKFESHRDLMKELEDGFSYTETADQLKAINDVISDMESAAPMDRLLVGDVGFGKTEIALRAAGEAAFCGKQTALLVPTTLLASQHYQTFVSRFASLPVRVEVISRFVPAKKQEQILKDLADGRVDILIGTHRLLSSDVTFKNLGLLIVDEEHRFGVLHKEKLKKLTPGVDVLMLSATPIPRSLSLSLSGLRDISLLETPPQKRLPVITVVRRWSEELLKSAVYREKNRGGQIFFIHNRIKDIQERAVMLKRLFPKLNIAVAHSRTSEAELESIMDKFTRGEIDILLCTTIVESGLDIPSANTMIVDDAHELGIAQMYQLRGRVGRREEQAYAFLFYPEDVKLSREAEERLDAIAELDELGAGYRLAQTDLQLRGSGDVIGTAQHGHGMKVGYHKYCDMLSEEIARLKGETKHYADVQIAFPLTVPPEYLPQENLRVAFYRRMLKLNSLAEELELRAETEDRFGRIPAGVDMLLKLNAVRAELAAYGIDKITINRDECCLYGDISAIRTELKLPVGWFVKADGSVYGHGGFRGINELYSAINETKRAKSATIA, via the coding sequence ATGGCTTACGGCAGTATTTTGAATTTTTCCACCATATTTTCCGCTGACCCGCGGCTGTGGAACGTCAGCGCGGCAGTGCATATTCCCTCGGAAGGAGCTTTGCGCTGCTGGATTTGCAGAGACGCTGACGCGCCTCTGCTTGTGCTTTTTCCGGACTCACGGAGGGCAAGGGATTTTGTCTGCGACGCAAAAGAGCTGAAACTGTTCAAAAATCCGGAGCTGCTTCCCGAGTTCGCGTTTACCGGTGAAGACGCGCAGAACAGCGCTTCAAGCGCCAAAAGAGGCTCCGTTATGTCGCGTTTTAAGAGCGGGGCGGCAGACGTGCTTGTTTCAACGCCGTCAGCCCTTACCGCGCCGTTTCTGCTCGGCGGGGACAATTTCGAGCTTGCCTGCGGCGAAACCGTTGACAGGCAGCAGCTTGTGGCGTGGCTTGAAGGTAAAGGCTACGAACGCTGTGACCTTGTGTGGTCGCCCGGGCAGTTTGCACTGCGGGGCAGTATTGTTGACGTTTTCAGCCCGTCAGACAGTTATCCGCTGCGCATTGAATTTTTTGACGACGAAATTGAAAGTATGAGGCGCTTTGTGTCCGACACACAGAAAAGTCTCGGAACAGTGTCGTCCGCAGCTTTGCAGGGGCTTAACGGCAGCGCTTCCGCGAAGTTTTACGAGATGTTTCCCGCAAATATGAAGGTAATATATTTTGACCCCGCCGCGCTTGATTCCGCCGCCGAAAACGACGAGTGGCTCAGGAATAATCTGGCAGCGGACGCAGGCATGGACATTTCGGACTGGCCTCTCTGGCAGGACGTCAGGCATTGTCTGTCAAAATACGGACAGCTTCGCGCGGTGCGAGATATTGACAAAGCAGACGTGCGCCTTGACGCCGCGGCGTTTCCTTATTTCAGGGGAAAGACAGTTGAACTGAACGCATTCTGCTCAAATCTTGCCGAAGAAGGTTTTAAAATAACCGCCGTTTCAGATACCGAAGCAAATATAAACTGGGCTGAAAAGTGCGGTTACCAGACGCAGAGAGGTCTGCTGTCGGGCGGTTTCGTAGACCGTAGCAGCAAAACCGCCGTTATCACGGACGTTGAGCTGTCAGGAATGTCAATCCGCGCCGGAGGCGCAGAAAAAAGAGCGCCTAAGGACTGGGGCGAGACCTTGCGTCCGGGACAGTGGGTTACGCACGAGGATTACGGACTGGCGCACTATGCCGGAAGTCAGCTCGTGGAAACGCCGTCGGGGCTTCAGGAATACATTGCGCTGAATTTCGCAAACGAACAGAGGCTTCTTGTGCCTTTGATGCAGTTTTACAAAATTTCACCGTACGTTCCGTACCCGGGAGAAGAACCTGCTGCCGATACGCTGCGCGGAACGCGCTGGAGAAAATCTGCTGAGGAAGCGCGTGAGGCGGCTGCACAGGCTGCCAAGGATTTGTCTGAAATTTACGCAAAGCGCGAACTGAGCAGCGGTTATAAATTTGAGTCTCACAGAGACCTGATGAAGGAGCTGGAGGACGGTTTCAGCTATACGGAAACCGCTGACCAGCTTAAAGCAATAAACGACGTAATCAGCGATATGGAGTCGGCAGCGCCTATGGACAGGCTGCTCGTAGGCGACGTCGGCTTCGGTAAAACGGAAATAGCCCTGCGTGCGGCGGGGGAGGCGGCTTTCTGCGGAAAACAGACGGCGCTGCTTGTCCCTACGACTCTGCTCGCAAGTCAGCATTACCAGACGTTTGTGTCGCGTTTTGCCTCGCTTCCGGTACGAGTTGAAGTAATTTCAAGATTTGTGCCCGCAAAAAAACAGGAACAGATTCTCAAGGACCTTGCGGACGGCAGGGTTGACATACTTATAGGCACCCACAGGCTGCTGAGCAGCGACGTAACCTTCAAAAACCTTGGACTGCTTATAGTGGACGAAGAACACCGTTTCGGCGTTCTTCACAAGGAAAAGCTGAAGAAACTTACCCCTGGCGTTGACGTGCTGATGCTTTCCGCAACCCCTATTCCGCGCTCCCTGTCGCTTTCTCTGAGCGGCCTGCGCGACATATCGCTGCTTGAAACGCCGCCGCAGAAAAGACTGCCTGTTATCACGGTTGTCCGCCGCTGGTCGGAGGAACTGCTGAAAAGCGCTGTGTACCGCGAAAAAAACAGGGGCGGACAGATATTTTTCATTCACAACAGGATAAAGGATATTCAGGAACGGGCTGTTATGCTTAAACGGCTCTTCCCGAAGCTGAACATCGCCGTAGCTCACAGCAGAACTTCGGAAGCGGAGCTTGAAAGCATTATGGATAAATTTACGCGCGGCGAAATAGATATTCTGCTCTGCACGACAATAGTCGAAAGCGGGCTGGACATTCCGTCGGCGAACACTATGATAGTTGACGATGCCCACGAGCTTGGAATTGCGCAGATGTATCAGCTGCGGGGCCGTGTGGGACGCAGGGAGGAACAGGCTTACGCGTTTCTTTTCTATCCCGAGGACGTTAAGCTTTCCCGTGAGGCAGAAGAAAGGCTTGACGCGATAGCCGAACTGGACGAGCTCGGCGCAGGCTACAGACTGGCGCAGACCGACCTTCAGCTGCGCGGCAGCGGAGACGTGATAGGCACGGCACAGCACGGGCACGGCATGAAAGTCGGTTATCATAAATACTGCGACATGCTTTCGGAAGAAATCGCCAGACTTAAGGGGGAAACAAAGCATTACGCGGACGTTCAGATTGCGTTTCCCCTGACTGTACCGCCTGAATATCTGCCGCAGGAAAATCTGCGAGTGGCTTTTTACAGGCGTATGCTGAAGCTAAATTCGCTTGCGGAAGAACTTGAACTTCGCGCTGAAACAGAAGACCGCTTCGGCAGAATTCCCGCAGGGGTTGATATGCTTCTTAAGCTTAACGCCGTAAGGGCTGAGCTTGCCGCGTACGGCATAGACAAAATAACAATTAACAGGGACGAATGCTGCCTGTACGGAGACATTTCGGCAATACGCACCGAACTGAAGCTTCCCGTCGGGTGGTTTGTGAAAGCGGACGGTTCTGTCTACGGGCACGGAGGCTTCCGCGGAATAAATGAACTGTACTCTGCAATAAATGAAACAAAACGCGCCAAATCTGCTACAATAGCGTAA
- a CDS encoding NifU family protein: protein MTTEEKIQKVIDEKITPALQTHGGDVTFENFDEETGILTVSLIGACGTCPYAQETLRMTVEAVIMEDVPEVKEVRRA, encoded by the coding sequence ATGACAACCGAAGAAAAAATCCAGAAAGTAATCGACGAAAAAATAACTCCGGCGCTTCAGACACACGGCGGAGACGTAACCTTTGAGAATTTTGACGAAGAAACAGGAATTCTCACAGTATCGCTTATCGGCGCCTGCGGCACGTGCCCGTATGCACAGGAAACGCTCCGCATGACGGTCGAAGCGGTTATTATGGAAGACGTACCGGAGGTCAAAGAAGTACGCCGCGCGTAA
- a CDS encoding PhoH family protein, producing MDKELTPLLSHNESIVQLLASREEILRMVEQSFPVKIFARGDSLEIRGDDKELTTRIEDLLTQFAELTLNGQKLSSAEIRYGLHQIGKGERINLRSLYDDVICVSNKGKPIRPYTNGQKEYISAIRENDITFAIGPAGTGKTYLAVAQAVAFLKSGKVNRLILVRPVVEAGEKLGYLPGGLNDKVEPYLRPIYDAFYNLIPAEKFNRYFEKGVIELAPLAYMRGRTLDDSFIILDEAQNTTPEQMKMFLTRLGFGSKAVITGDITQVDLPGNKESGLRIIRDILKDIEGIAFVNLTNSDVVRHEIVQRIVKAYEEYDERRRQQNA from the coding sequence ATGGACAAGGAACTTACGCCCCTGCTTTCGCATAACGAATCGATAGTGCAGCTGCTTGCCTCGCGCGAGGAAATTTTGCGCATGGTGGAGCAGAGCTTTCCTGTCAAAATTTTTGCCCGCGGTGATTCGCTTGAAATACGCGGGGACGACAAGGAACTCACAACGCGCATCGAAGACCTGCTTACGCAGTTCGCGGAGCTTACGCTGAACGGACAGAAGCTCAGCAGCGCAGAAATCCGCTACGGACTGCATCAGATAGGCAAGGGGGAGCGCATTAATCTGCGCTCGCTTTACGACGACGTTATATGCGTAAGCAACAAGGGTAAGCCCATACGTCCCTACACAAACGGGCAGAAGGAATATATTTCCGCAATAAGGGAGAACGACATCACCTTCGCGATAGGTCCGGCGGGGACGGGTAAAACCTATCTTGCGGTTGCGCAGGCAGTTGCGTTTCTTAAATCCGGCAAAGTCAACAGGCTTATACTTGTCCGTCCCGTCGTTGAAGCGGGAGAGAAACTCGGTTATCTTCCGGGCGGTTTGAATGACAAGGTTGAGCCGTATCTGCGCCCGATTTACGACGCTTTTTACAATCTGATACCGGCTGAAAAATTCAACCGATATTTTGAAAAAGGGGTAATAGAGCTTGCGCCGCTTGCCTACATGAGAGGCAGAACCCTTGACGACAGCTTCATCATTCTTGACGAGGCACAGAATACTACTCCGGAACAGATGAAAATGTTCCTTACCCGCCTCGGCTTCGGATCAAAGGCGGTAATCACCGGAGACATTACTCAGGTTGACCTTCCGGGCAACAAGGAATCAGGGCTCAGGATTATACGCGACATTCTGAAAGACATTGAAGGCATAGCCTTCGTAAATCTTACAAACAGCGACGTTGTACGTCACGAGATAGTGCAGCGCATCGTAAAGGCGTATGAGGAATATGACGAGAGAAGAAGACAGCAGAACGCTTAA